A single region of the Hyalangium ruber genome encodes:
- a CDS encoding tetratricopeptide repeat protein — translation MAHKGRIPWLPELAAPLREVDRLRRGGRYEMALALIRQLAEAHPTQIRVLLEMALTLGIWGRAPAEALPWFDRVLELAPGHLTTRLQRALTLARLGRHVEAVADFNMVESVGHRKLLILYAKRAESLRALERHAEAERDWTRALSEDPGNPWLLQQRAQARARLGRLEEAIQDLTDAIASEQEDSVDPELLRDRGALRARMGDAAGSRADFEAGLAGFREGDPPELLDSLRKGLQDTGSIG, via the coding sequence TTGGCGCACAAGGGACGCATTCCGTGGCTGCCGGAGCTGGCCGCGCCGCTTCGCGAGGTGGATCGCCTGAGGCGTGGCGGGCGCTACGAGATGGCGCTGGCCTTGATCCGGCAGCTGGCCGAGGCCCACCCGACGCAGATCCGGGTGCTGCTGGAGATGGCGTTGACGCTCGGCATCTGGGGGCGTGCTCCCGCGGAGGCGCTGCCCTGGTTCGATCGCGTCCTGGAACTGGCGCCGGGGCACCTGACGACGCGGCTCCAGCGGGCCCTTACGCTCGCCCGGCTGGGCCGTCACGTGGAGGCGGTGGCGGACTTCAACATGGTGGAGTCGGTAGGGCACCGCAAGCTGCTCATCCTCTATGCGAAGCGCGCCGAGTCCCTCCGGGCGCTCGAGCGTCACGCCGAGGCCGAGCGCGACTGGACCCGGGCCCTGTCCGAGGACCCGGGCAACCCCTGGCTGCTTCAGCAGCGCGCCCAGGCGCGGGCTCGGCTGGGCCGGCTGGAGGAGGCCATCCAGGATCTCACCGACGCGATCGCCTCGGAACAGGAGGACTCGGTGGACCCGGAGCTGCTCCGCGATCGAGGGGCGCTGCGGGCCCGGATGGGGGACGCCGCCGGATCTCGTGCCGACTTCGAGGCGGGGCTCGCGGGCTTTCGCGAGGGGGATCCACCCGAGCTCCTGGACTCGCTGCGCAAGGGGCTCCAGGACACCGGCTCGATAGGGTAG
- a CDS encoding protein adenylyltransferase SelO, with protein MLSFLSRFVDSTPGDLLSEPHRRQVHGALWSKVAPTPVSAPRMVAWSPEVARQLGLDEATMQSAETVQVLAGNALWPGMVPYAANYGGHQFGHWAGQLGDGRAIVLGERVAPDGTRHELQLKGAGPTPYSRRADGRAVLRSSIREFLCSEAMHHLGVPTTRALSLVATGEPVIRDMFYDGNPQAEPGAIVCRVAPTFLRFGNFELCTSRGDVKLLKQLADYTVTHFFPELGAPSKETYAAFYREVARRTARLIAHWQAVGFVHGVMNTDNMSILGLTLDYGPYGWIDDFNPGWTPNTTDAEQRRYRFGNQPNIGLWNVERLGAALMPLFEEDESLVEAGLLEYQRAFEEEATRRFAAKLGLSSLRNEEDLALMNGCFAWLAAEETDMTRFFRGLAQVVTAETAPTELPAVVRESFYGEVPEVHVAKGVEWLKAWWQRTRREEAAPAELARRMNAVNPKYVLRNWLAQEAIDAAHAGDDSKVHALLDVMRRPFDEQPGREHFAAKRPDWARTKPGCSALSCSS; from the coding sequence ATGCTTTCGTTTCTCTCCCGCTTTGTTGATTCCACCCCTGGAGATCTCCTCAGCGAGCCCCACCGGCGCCAGGTTCACGGCGCGCTGTGGTCGAAGGTGGCGCCGACGCCCGTGTCCGCGCCGCGGATGGTCGCCTGGTCTCCCGAGGTGGCCCGGCAGCTCGGTCTGGACGAGGCCACCATGCAATCCGCCGAGACGGTGCAGGTGCTGGCCGGCAACGCGCTCTGGCCGGGCATGGTGCCGTACGCCGCCAACTACGGCGGGCACCAGTTCGGCCACTGGGCCGGGCAGCTGGGGGACGGCCGTGCCATCGTCCTGGGCGAGCGGGTGGCGCCTGACGGGACGCGTCATGAGCTGCAGCTGAAGGGCGCGGGGCCCACGCCCTACTCACGCCGCGCCGATGGGCGCGCGGTGCTGCGCTCGTCCATTCGCGAGTTCCTGTGCAGCGAGGCGATGCACCACCTTGGTGTGCCCACGACGCGGGCGCTGTCGCTGGTCGCCACGGGCGAGCCGGTCATTCGGGACATGTTCTATGACGGCAATCCCCAAGCCGAGCCGGGGGCCATTGTCTGTCGAGTGGCGCCGACCTTCCTCCGGTTCGGCAACTTCGAGCTCTGCACGAGCCGAGGGGACGTGAAGCTGCTGAAGCAGCTCGCGGACTACACGGTGACGCACTTCTTCCCGGAGCTTGGCGCGCCTTCGAAGGAGACGTACGCGGCCTTCTATCGCGAGGTGGCCCGGCGCACGGCGCGGCTCATCGCGCACTGGCAGGCGGTCGGGTTCGTTCATGGGGTGATGAACACCGACAACATGTCGATCCTCGGCCTCACCCTCGACTACGGCCCTTACGGGTGGATTGACGACTTCAACCCGGGGTGGACGCCCAACACGACCGACGCGGAGCAGCGGCGCTACCGGTTCGGCAACCAGCCGAACATCGGGTTGTGGAACGTCGAGCGGCTGGGCGCTGCGCTGATGCCGCTCTTCGAGGAAGACGAGTCCCTGGTGGAGGCAGGGCTGCTCGAGTACCAGCGCGCCTTCGAGGAGGAGGCGACGCGGCGCTTCGCAGCGAAGCTCGGGCTGTCTTCTCTCCGGAACGAGGAAGACCTCGCGCTGATGAACGGCTGCTTCGCGTGGCTCGCGGCGGAGGAGACGGACATGACCCGCTTCTTCCGGGGCCTGGCTCAGGTGGTGACGGCGGAGACGGCGCCCACGGAGCTGCCAGCGGTGGTGCGCGAGAGCTTCTACGGCGAGGTTCCCGAGGTCCATGTGGCCAAGGGCGTCGAGTGGCTCAAGGCCTGGTGGCAGCGAACGCGGCGCGAGGAGGCGGCCCCGGCGGAGCTGGCGCGGCGCATGAACGCGGTGAATCCGAAGTACGTCCTGCGCAACTGGCTCGCCCAGGAGGCGATCGATGCCGCGCACGCGGGCGATGACTCGAAGGTACACGCGCTGCTCGACGTGATGCGCAGGCCGTTCGATGAACAGCCTGGACGCGAGCATTTCGCGGCGAAGCGGCCGGACTGGGCCCGAACGAAGCCGGGATGCTCGGCGCTCTCGTGCAGCTCATAG
- a CDS encoding LysR family transcriptional regulator: protein MDLEELRAFLDVVETGSFLAAAESLGVSRTTLRRRVEALEARVGVPLLKSTPHGILLTEAGDALAQRGRVMMQETSALLASLREVGQDPSGVLRVVMPVGLPPHLVAPLFGLLRASYPRLSVHARASDDPLGEPLDNVDMAVHFGEDTPRGPWLSQVVLRVREGLIASKDYLQQKGTPSSLQELQRHELFSWETPGGDPRSWPTLRGTVFTVQPALISADIHLIRTCCIAGLGIGLVPTVELPDPGSPADLLVPVLPDLVGRERPVRISVPEALSEIPKIKQVLTHIRQFLAPL from the coding sequence ATGGATCTGGAAGAGTTGCGTGCTTTTCTCGACGTCGTGGAGACGGGCTCGTTCCTGGCCGCCGCCGAGTCCCTGGGCGTCTCGCGCACGACGCTGAGGCGCCGGGTCGAGGCGCTCGAGGCGCGCGTCGGCGTGCCGCTCCTCAAGAGCACCCCCCATGGCATCCTCCTGACCGAAGCGGGTGATGCGCTCGCCCAGCGCGGGCGGGTCATGATGCAGGAGACGAGCGCGCTGCTGGCCTCCCTCCGCGAGGTGGGCCAGGACCCGTCGGGAGTGCTCCGGGTGGTGATGCCCGTGGGACTGCCGCCGCACCTGGTCGCGCCGCTCTTCGGGCTGCTGCGGGCCTCCTATCCTCGGCTGAGCGTTCACGCCCGTGCCAGCGACGACCCGCTGGGCGAGCCGCTGGACAACGTGGACATGGCGGTTCACTTCGGAGAGGACACCCCGAGGGGACCCTGGCTCTCGCAGGTGGTGCTGCGCGTGCGAGAGGGGCTGATCGCCAGTAAGGACTACCTGCAACAGAAGGGGACTCCGAGTTCGTTGCAGGAGCTGCAACGCCACGAGCTCTTCTCGTGGGAGACGCCAGGAGGCGATCCGCGCAGCTGGCCCACGCTTCGGGGCACCGTCTTCACGGTACAGCCGGCGCTCATCAGCGCGGACATCCATCTGATCCGCACCTGCTGCATCGCGGGGCTGGGGATTGGCCTGGTTCCCACCGTGGAGCTGCCCGACCCCGGCAGTCCCGCCGACCTCTTGGTACCCGTGCTGCCCGACCTGGTGGGGCGCGAGCGCCCGGTTCGCATCAGCGTGCCCGAGGCCCTCTCGGAAATTCCCAAGATCAAGCAGGTGCTCACGCACATCCGCCAGTTCCTGGCACCGCTGTGA
- a CDS encoding CHRD domain-containing protein yields the protein MRMPAALALPLALFTLPAWAKDPAQGATTFTVYEAYMSPAQEPGEESEVPKLLEKSLGGTAPATPRESRKSRGYGQIRFAKDLSKAYVDVEIQGVNATDIVMFHIHCGPPGVLGPIIVDFGDHESPAKKLATGKFSMELTNKNVVFVKDMPKGLKPTLPEGCPSELGFLSQAKTLAGLEYLAKKGVLYFNLHTKAHTYYGEMRGQIYPAQEK from the coding sequence ATGCGCATGCCCGCTGCCCTCGCCCTCCCTCTCGCGCTGTTCACGCTTCCCGCCTGGGCCAAGGATCCTGCCCAGGGGGCGACGACCTTCACGGTCTATGAAGCCTACATGAGCCCCGCCCAGGAGCCGGGCGAGGAGTCCGAGGTCCCCAAGCTGCTGGAGAAGAGCCTCGGGGGCACGGCTCCCGCGACGCCCCGCGAGAGCCGCAAGTCCCGGGGCTATGGGCAGATCCGGTTCGCCAAGGACCTGAGCAAGGCCTACGTCGATGTCGAGATCCAGGGAGTGAACGCAACCGACATCGTCATGTTCCACATCCACTGCGGCCCTCCGGGCGTCCTGGGCCCCATCATCGTGGACTTCGGAGACCACGAGAGCCCCGCGAAGAAGCTCGCCACCGGCAAGTTCTCCATGGAGCTCACCAACAAGAATGTCGTCTTCGTCAAGGACATGCCCAAGGGGCTCAAGCCCACGCTGCCCGAGGGTTGCCCCTCCGAGCTGGGCTTCCTGAGCCAGGCCAAGACGCTGGCCGGGCTCGAGTACCTGGCGAAGAAGGGGGTGCTCTACTTCAACCTCCACACCAAGGCGCACACCTACTACGGAGAGATGCGCGGGCAGATCTACCCCGCGCAGGAGAAGTAG
- the ribD gene encoding bifunctional diaminohydroxyphosphoribosylaminopyrimidine deaminase/5-amino-6-(5-phosphoribosylamino)uracil reductase RibD, with amino-acid sequence MISLRRGFGGGGLLSRTLPSGLQHRAEPVGAPQRDEDERWMQLALERAMSGNGRSNPNPTVGCVIVKDGRVIAEGATEVHGGRHAERVAIQSVADRSVLRGATIYVTLEPCSHTGRQPPCVELVESCGFARCVVGLADPNPLVAGGGLRRVRQAGVELRLGVLRDELIAWHLPFLFWQLAKRPLMAAKWAQTLDGQLAYDDGHTQWISGEESRAYAHWLRQKYDAILVGAGTVLADHPTLTVRSCRGPHHRQPVRVLFDPRGRILSCPEAQWRVLLQRTFSPETPTVLLTSNAVLENARLSAPGMEHVHGVPLPEGKSPILGLYEALSDPLVAERVGRPLHSVLVEGGPRLLSALATADLIDLAHVFTAPKIGGGQRHRLGLATAQGTAFQLHPFAHARLGDDLLTEYLRPDTGSLLEGLESFAELPEHQESTVRAHA; translated from the coding sequence ATGATCTCCCTGCGCAGGGGCTTTGGCGGCGGAGGGCTGCTCTCCCGCACGCTGCCGAGCGGGCTCCAGCACCGCGCGGAGCCCGTGGGCGCTCCGCAGCGAGATGAGGACGAGCGGTGGATGCAGCTGGCGCTGGAGCGGGCCATGTCAGGCAATGGCCGCAGCAACCCGAACCCCACGGTGGGCTGTGTCATCGTCAAGGACGGTCGGGTCATCGCCGAGGGAGCGACGGAGGTGCATGGCGGCCGGCATGCCGAGCGGGTCGCCATCCAGAGTGTGGCGGATCGCTCCGTGCTGCGTGGGGCGACGATCTACGTGACGCTGGAGCCCTGCTCGCATACAGGCCGACAGCCGCCCTGCGTGGAGCTGGTGGAGAGCTGCGGCTTCGCCCGCTGTGTCGTCGGGCTGGCGGATCCGAACCCGCTGGTGGCGGGGGGCGGGCTGCGACGCGTGCGGCAGGCCGGCGTGGAGCTGCGGCTCGGGGTGCTGCGCGACGAGCTGATCGCCTGGCACCTGCCGTTCCTCTTCTGGCAACTCGCGAAGCGTCCGCTGATGGCGGCCAAGTGGGCGCAGACCCTCGATGGGCAGCTCGCCTACGACGACGGGCACACCCAGTGGATCTCCGGTGAGGAGTCCCGCGCGTACGCACACTGGCTCCGCCAGAAGTACGACGCCATCCTCGTGGGGGCGGGCACGGTGCTGGCCGATCATCCGACGCTCACGGTGCGCTCGTGCCGAGGGCCTCATCACCGGCAGCCGGTCCGGGTGCTGTTCGATCCCCGGGGGCGCATCCTCTCCTGTCCCGAGGCGCAGTGGCGGGTCCTGCTGCAGCGCACCTTCTCTCCAGAGACGCCTACGGTCCTGCTGACGAGCAATGCGGTGCTGGAGAACGCGCGGCTCTCGGCTCCGGGCATGGAGCACGTCCACGGCGTTCCGCTCCCGGAAGGGAAGTCCCCCATCCTGGGCCTGTATGAGGCGTTATCGGATCCGCTCGTTGCCGAGCGGGTAGGGCGCCCCCTACACAGCGTCCTGGTGGAGGGCGGTCCGCGCTTGCTCTCCGCGTTGGCCACGGCCGACCTGATCGATCTCGCCCATGTCTTCACGGCGCCGAAGATCGGAGGAGGTCAGCGGCATCGTCTGGGCCTTGCCACCGCTCAGGGAACGGCCTTCCAACTGCACCCGTTCGCGCACGCTCGCCTTGGCGACGACCTGCTGACGGAATACCTGCGCCCGGACACGGGCTCGTTGCTGGAAGGCTTGGAGTCCTTCGCCGAGCTCCCGGAGCATCAGGAGTCGACCGTTCGCGCCCATGCGTGA
- a CDS encoding WD40 repeat domain-containing protein — translation MKHLGPISGVSAYQDKYIATAGYDNQLILWEGLSRTPIARAYHDHLANQCAFSPCGRYLVSSSSDHTARVWELPYMKLRAVLSHHQDDVEMAAFNARGDLVATCSRDHTVRVFSIDGQLRAEMHGHESDVISVSWERDSDRVISSSDDGTIRRWDARTGQLLETIDLGDVETDTIAIAEDGMVFAGNDNGEILLLAKEGIRRIPAHAAGIKRLVYNRGQLVSLSYDRNVMIWAYEEGTLRRLRVSEFPSIVWPRSCAFFGESKLAFGTFGSTYALYDYASDTWDTGGIDPDISLNAVAHAHGSTYAIGDAGVAFKDGKPISELGSLCNFLLPFGSSVLTGGQMGRVFDAVSGKCIYQHRSPLNCGATFIKDGVPHAVIGAYTGEGLVFRREGQDIVYVATVSLHENAIKGVACSQGILFSVCATGAAAMHRLSDFGLMRRIDKAHDRIANGCAALPDGRFASISRDRKLRLWTGGKAEAFESPHRHSIKCIAASSDGRWIATGDYAGSVAIFDVEQRRWVRFTRPTAAGISNVAAAREPGRFTASSYDGQLYEVGVSSVRRVAAAAVMEAHP, via the coding sequence ATGAAGCACCTCGGCCCCATCAGCGGTGTATCCGCCTATCAAGACAAGTACATCGCGACCGCTGGTTATGACAACCAACTCATCCTCTGGGAGGGACTTTCCCGGACGCCCATCGCTCGCGCCTATCACGATCACCTGGCCAACCAGTGTGCCTTCAGCCCGTGTGGCCGATATCTGGTCAGCTCGAGCAGCGACCACACGGCGCGTGTCTGGGAATTGCCCTATATGAAGTTGCGGGCCGTGCTGAGCCACCACCAGGATGACGTGGAGATGGCGGCCTTCAACGCGCGTGGGGACCTGGTGGCGACGTGCTCACGGGACCACACCGTGCGCGTGTTCTCGATCGATGGCCAGCTTCGCGCCGAGATGCACGGCCACGAGTCGGATGTCATCTCCGTGAGCTGGGAGCGTGACAGCGATCGGGTGATCTCCAGCAGCGACGATGGGACGATCCGCCGCTGGGACGCGCGGACCGGTCAACTGCTGGAGACGATCGATCTGGGCGATGTGGAGACCGACACGATCGCCATCGCCGAGGATGGGATGGTGTTCGCCGGCAATGACAACGGAGAGATCCTGCTCCTGGCCAAGGAAGGAATTCGTCGCATCCCGGCCCACGCGGCGGGCATCAAGCGGCTGGTCTACAACCGGGGACAATTGGTCAGCCTGAGCTATGACCGCAACGTGATGATCTGGGCCTACGAGGAGGGGACGCTGCGGCGGCTGCGCGTCTCCGAGTTCCCCAGCATCGTCTGGCCCCGCTCCTGTGCGTTCTTCGGTGAGTCCAAGCTCGCCTTCGGCACCTTCGGGTCCACCTATGCGCTCTATGACTACGCCAGCGACACCTGGGACACGGGCGGCATCGACCCGGACATCAGCCTGAACGCGGTGGCGCATGCGCATGGCAGCACCTACGCCATCGGGGATGCCGGCGTGGCCTTCAAGGATGGGAAGCCGATCTCCGAGCTCGGCAGTCTCTGCAACTTCCTGCTGCCCTTTGGCTCCTCCGTCCTCACGGGGGGACAGATGGGCCGGGTGTTCGATGCGGTCAGCGGCAAGTGCATCTACCAACACCGCTCGCCCCTGAACTGCGGCGCCACCTTCATCAAGGACGGTGTCCCGCACGCCGTCATCGGCGCCTATACCGGAGAGGGGCTCGTCTTCCGCCGGGAGGGGCAGGACATCGTGTACGTGGCGACCGTGTCCCTCCATGAGAATGCCATCAAGGGCGTCGCCTGCTCCCAGGGCATCCTCTTCTCCGTCTGCGCCACTGGCGCCGCCGCCATGCACCGGCTGTCGGACTTCGGCCTGATGCGCCGGATCGACAAGGCGCACGATCGGATCGCCAATGGGTGCGCCGCGCTCCCGGATGGCCGCTTCGCCAGCATCAGCCGGGACCGCAAGCTCCGGCTGTGGACGGGCGGGAAGGCGGAGGCGTTCGAGTCGCCGCACCGGCACTCCATCAAGTGCATCGCCGCGTCCTCGGATGGGCGGTGGATCGCCACGGGGGACTACGCCGGCTCGGTGGCCATCTTCGACGTCGAGCAGCGCCGCTGGGTGCGCTTCACCCGCCCGACGGCCGCGGGGATCTCCAACGTCGCGGCGGCGCGCGAGCCCGGCCGGTTCACCGCCAGCTCGTACGACGGGCAGCTCTACGAGGTGGGGGTGTCCTCGGTCCGGAGGGTGGCGGCGGCGGCCGTCATGGAGGCGCATCCATGA
- a CDS encoding GTP cyclohydrolase II, with the protein MLNQPRYISEALDSKPVVTVRRDVPIPILDGYSRGVFYTFHNLPDGKEHFVVQLGPEVPGRVPLVRLHSECMTGDVFGSQRCDCGAQLREALFRINSEGGYLVYLRQEGRGIGLYAKMDAYHLQTQGMDTFEANRHLNFEDDLRSYSCAADMLAALDVRRIRLLSNNPDKAEQLTAHGISIVEQVSTGIYLTAHNERYLEAKVTRANHNLKLR; encoded by the coding sequence ATGCTCAATCAGCCTCGGTACATCTCGGAAGCTCTGGACTCCAAGCCTGTCGTCACCGTACGGCGGGATGTTCCCATTCCCATCCTCGATGGGTACTCCCGAGGCGTCTTCTATACCTTCCACAACCTGCCCGACGGCAAGGAGCACTTCGTGGTGCAGCTGGGGCCGGAGGTGCCCGGGCGGGTGCCGCTGGTCCGGCTCCACTCCGAGTGCATGACGGGGGACGTCTTTGGCTCCCAGCGGTGCGACTGCGGCGCGCAGCTGCGCGAGGCGCTCTTCCGGATCAACTCCGAGGGTGGCTACCTCGTCTATCTGCGCCAGGAGGGCCGGGGCATCGGGCTCTACGCGAAGATGGACGCGTACCACCTCCAGACGCAGGGCATGGACACCTTCGAGGCCAACCGGCACCTCAACTTCGAGGACGATCTGCGGAGCTACTCATGCGCCGCCGACATGTTGGCCGCGCTCGACGTGCGGCGGATCCGGCTCCTGTCCAACAACCCGGACAAGGCGGAGCAGTTGACCGCGCATGGCATCTCCATCGTGGAGCAGGTGTCCACCGGCATCTACCTGACGGCGCACAACGAGCGATATCTCGAGGCGAAAGTCACACGCGCCAATCACAATCTCAAACTTCGCTGA
- a CDS encoding NADPH-dependent FMN reductase yields MTPQETLKVSIIVGSHRPQSQSAKVGHFFRRLFLRGGMGREAFLHDLAETPLPFWDEGVWSGTEQWSRTWEPVSQELARSDGLVLVTPEWGGMATPALKNFLLLCSNGVVRHRPVLIVSVSASRGGTYPIAELRMASGKNSHLCFIPEHIIVRQVTQVLNDDEAPANDEDAYLRGRLVYAMNMLVEYSRALRHVRTSPVMQEQRFRYGM; encoded by the coding sequence ATGACCCCCCAAGAGACGCTGAAGGTCTCCATCATCGTAGGAAGCCACCGTCCCCAGTCGCAGTCGGCGAAGGTGGGGCACTTCTTCCGGCGCCTGTTCCTGCGTGGCGGCATGGGCCGCGAGGCCTTCCTCCATGATCTGGCGGAGACCCCGCTGCCCTTCTGGGACGAGGGCGTCTGGAGCGGTACCGAGCAGTGGAGCCGCACGTGGGAGCCCGTCTCCCAGGAATTGGCGCGCTCGGATGGGCTCGTCCTCGTGACGCCCGAGTGGGGCGGCATGGCCACTCCGGCCCTCAAGAACTTCTTGTTGCTGTGCAGCAACGGCGTGGTGCGCCACCGCCCCGTGCTCATCGTCTCGGTGTCCGCCTCACGCGGCGGCACCTACCCCATCGCCGAGCTGCGCATGGCGAGTGGAAAGAATTCGCACCTGTGCTTCATCCCCGAGCACATCATCGTCCGGCAAGTCACGCAGGTGCTCAATGATGACGAAGCACCCGCCAATGACGAGGACGCCTATCTGCGCGGCCGGCTCGTGTACGCGATGAACATGCTCGTCGAGTACTCCCGGGCGCTGCGGCACGTCCGCACCAGCCCGGTGATGCAGGAGCAGCGCTTCCGCTACGGCATGTGA
- a CDS encoding VOC family protein translates to MKLSEAVVLAVRVAKMSDNSSSKPSIYLTHLTLIVTDLSKSIAFYESWCDMQLVLDRRPGNDTVWLAPRASRSEPPVFVLVLTVDKVVNPFNHLGFQVESLSQLKEIASRAGAITVSALREAPAPVGHFLQVRDPDGHVVEFTYGQPLKGI, encoded by the coding sequence ATGAAGCTGTCCGAGGCTGTCGTTCTCGCTGTCAGGGTTGCGAAAATGTCTGATAATTCATCTTCAAAACCGTCTATCTATTTGACTCATCTCACGCTGATTGTGACGGACCTTTCTAAGTCCATTGCGTTTTATGAGTCCTGGTGCGACATGCAGCTCGTGCTCGACCGGCGCCCCGGGAACGACACGGTGTGGCTGGCGCCGCGAGCATCGCGCTCCGAGCCGCCCGTGTTCGTCCTGGTGTTGACCGTCGACAAGGTTGTAAATCCTTTCAACCATCTCGGATTCCAGGTGGAATCCCTCTCACAATTAAAGGAAATCGCGAGCCGCGCGGGCGCCATCACTGTCTCGGCGCTGCGTGAGGCACCGGCTCCCGTGGGCCATTTCCTGCAGGTCCGGGATCCGGATGGGCACGTGGTGGAGTTCACCTACGGCCAACCCTTGAAGGGGATCTGA
- a CDS encoding formylglycine-generating enzyme family protein — MSSLHFQLMPIPAGEFQMGSTAVEVDRAVERWQDHLIDPDYKPVFRRWLEKESPAHRVAVEAFHLARFPVTNGQYRAFVEHTGHAPSRSLRERLPDDHPVWGLSGADIEAFLSWARDLTGMALRLPTEAEWEYAARGPKHLEYPFGNEFDSQRCNTHESGLGTTTSVFRYADYPSPFGVCDMAGNVEEWTASPYAPYPGGDFIQDNLTEALGQQYAVLRGGSAECGGDLTRCARRHGPHPRFELIGFRLAF; from the coding sequence ATGTCGTCGTTGCACTTTCAGCTCATGCCCATTCCCGCCGGTGAGTTCCAGATGGGCTCGACCGCGGTGGAAGTCGACCGGGCCGTGGAACGCTGGCAGGACCACCTCATCGACCCTGACTACAAGCCCGTCTTCCGGCGCTGGCTCGAGAAGGAGAGCCCGGCCCACCGCGTGGCCGTCGAGGCCTTCCACCTCGCCCGCTTCCCGGTCACCAACGGCCAGTACCGCGCCTTCGTGGAGCACACGGGGCATGCACCGTCCCGCTCGCTGCGAGAGCGCCTTCCGGATGACCACCCCGTCTGGGGCCTCTCCGGCGCCGACATCGAGGCGTTCCTGAGCTGGGCCCGCGATCTGACGGGCATGGCCCTGCGCCTGCCCACCGAGGCCGAGTGGGAGTACGCGGCGCGAGGGCCGAAGCACCTCGAGTACCCCTTCGGAAACGAGTTCGACTCCCAACGGTGCAACACCCACGAGTCGGGGCTCGGCACCACCACCAGCGTGTTCCGCTATGCGGACTACCCCTCGCCCTTCGGCGTCTGCGACATGGCCGGCAACGTCGAGGAGTGGACCGCCTCGCCCTATGCCCCCTACCCCGGGGGAGATTTCATCCAAGACAACCTGACCGAGGCCCTGGGGCAACAGTACGCGGTGCTCCGTGGCGGGTCCGCCGAGTGCGGAGGCGATCTCACCCGCTGCGCGCGCCGGCATGGGCCCCACCCCCGCTTCGAGCTGATCGGCTTCCGGCTGGCCTTCTAA